DNA sequence from the Sulfurimonas sp. HSL3-1 genome:
GCCGAGGTGACGACCCCCGTCCAGAGCGTTTTCGGTGACGCACCGAACAGCGCCGCGAAGAGCGAGCCGACAAATGGTGCGAACAGTGCAATATAGAGATACATTTCCATTCTTATTACCCTCGCATCGATGTCATAGTATCAAGATCGATCGTACCGGTACGCTTGTACCAGATGATCAGCAGGCCGAGGCCGACCGCGACTTCGGACGCCGCGATGGCGATGACGAAGAACGCGAACATCTGCCCCGTCAGGTCGCCGTAGTAGTGACCGATGGCGGCAAAAGCGACGTTGACGGCGTTGAGCAGGATCTCCGACGCCATAAAGAGCATCAGCAGGTTCTTGCGGCGCATCACGCCGACCAGCCCGATCGCGAACAGGATCGTTGCGAGTACCAGGTAGTGTGTCAGTCCGATTTCCATCATAATGTCACCTTCTGCTCAGTCTCTTCTTGGCGGATCATCGTGATCTCCTCCTCTTTCATCTTCGTCAAGCTGCGGTCCATCTTCTTGCCGGCCATAACGATACCGGCGATCATCGCGACGAGCAGCATGACGGCGGCAACCTCGAAGGGGACGAGGTACTTCGTAAAGAGGACGATACCGACTGCCTGCGGGTTCGCAACACCCTCCGGTTCCGGGAAGGCCGCACTAATGTTCTCCGCTGCGATCGGCATCGCAAAGATCGTGATAACGAGCAGCGTCGCCAGGACGCTGAGTGTCAGGACGATCACCTTGGAGGTGTTATGCTCTTTGACCGCACGCGTCGTATCGAAGAACATCATACCGAAGGCGTACAGGGCCATGACCGCACCGGTGTAGACGATGATCTGGACGACGCCCAGGAAGTCCGCGTTCAGCAGGAAGAAGAACGCCGAGATCATGATCATCCCCGCCGCCATGGAGCTCAGTGCGTAAAGGGCCTGGCTGCTCATAACGGTGTAGGAGAACATCGCGATGGTCAGGACCGCGAAAAGGTAAAATGCAATTGTTTCCATTCAGGCTCCTTAATACGCCAGCGGCGTCTTCTTGACGCGCGCATCTTCGTTCGGGGTGACGGCACCGAATCCCGGGTACTCTTTCTGCTCGCCCTTGATCGCCATGTCAATCGGGGTCAGCATATCCTCGAACAGGATGAAGTGCTCGCGCTGCTCCGAGGTGTTCTCGTAGCGCGGCCCGTGGACGATCGCCAGTTCCGGGCAGACTTCGGCGCAGTAGCCGCAGAAGATACAGCGGCCGAGGTTGATCGTATACTCCGTCACCGCTTTGCGGCTGTTCTCGTCGATACGCGTATCCATGCGGATACAGTCGGAGATACAGATCTTCTCGCAGAGCCCGCAGCCGATACAGCGCTCCGTACCGGATTCGAAGAGGCGCTGCATCTCGTGGACGGCGCGGTAGCGCGGCCCGATCGGCAACTTCTCTTTCGGGTACTGTACGGTATGGATGTCAAATTTGATCATCTCGCGCATAACGACCCAGAGGCCGACGAAGAGCTCACCGCTGAGCCCGCGTTTGACCACCTGTTTGAACCGGTCCCATCCTGTCTCCGGATAGTCCTCGATATCGACTTTGAAGTAGTGCTGCTGCACGTTTCTGTCAGTAAATTGTTCCAGACTCATCACGACCCCTTAAAACATCATCACAATGCCGGTAACGACGACATTGATAACCGCGAGCGGCATCAGCACTTTCCAGCAGAGCCACATCAGTTGGTCCGGACGGACATCCGGCCATGCCGCACGCGTCCAGAGGAAAAAGAAGAAGAAGAACGCCACTTTGAGCAGCAGTCCCAGCGCGCCCATCACCGTACCGTCGCCGTAGCCGCCGAGGAAGACGATCGCCATGACGAAGGAGATGAAGAACATGTTCGCGTACTCCCCGATAAAGAAGAGGCCCCAGCGCATCCCCGAATACTCCGTACCGAAACCGTCGATGATCTCGTGGTCGTTGGCAACGAGGTGGAACGGCGTACGTCCCGTCTCGGCGAACGCCGCGATCCAGAAGAGGATAAAGGAGATGAAGCCCATCGGGTGCGCGAAGGCCATCCAGCCGTTCGCGGCCTGGTACTCGTTAAAGTCCAGCAAGGAGAGCGACCCGATGATCATCAGCGGCACGAGCAGCGCCAGACCGGTGACCACCTCGTAGGAGATGAAGATCGCCGCGCCGCGCGCCGCGGAGATGAGCGACCACTTGTTGTTCGACGCCATACCCCCGAGCAGCGGACCGTAGAGGCCGATCGCCATCACGCCCAGGATATAGAGAATCCCGATGTTGACGTCGGCGATGATCGGGTGAACCGTGTAGCCGAAGATGGTGAACTCCGGCAGGAACGGGATCGCCGCCGCCGCCATGAATGCCGTTGCCGCCGTGATGACCGGTGCAATCTTGAAGATCGGTCCGACGACGCCCGACGGCACGATATCCTCTTTGGTAAAGAGCTTGATCCCGTCGGCCGCGATCTGCAGCAGGCCGTACGGACCGACATGCATCGGTCCCAGACGGCGCTGCATAAACGCGAGCACTTTACGTTCGAAATAGGTTCCGAAGCCGGCCAGTGCCGAGAAGACCAGCAGTACCACGACGATCTTGACGAGCGTCTCGATAATGAATGCTGTATCCATTTACCCCTCCTTATGAATGGATGCTGTCGCAAAGCGGTATGCGCCGAACAGCTCCTCTGTTTTGATGTTTGGATCGAAGGTCGTGACGCACATGACGCTTCCGTCGATCTTGTTGTCCTCGACCACTGTCAGGTTCTGTTCACCCGATGCCGTTGTGACAAGGACGGCGTCGCCTGCCGCCAGTCCCGTCGCTTCAAGCTGCGCCGGCGAGAGGTAGATACCGCTCTGCTCGTTCAGCTGGTGCGGCTTCATCGTGAACGCCGTAAACTGGCGTACCGGGTTGGCCGCGTAGATGACGTTTTCGCCTTCAAGCGTCAGCGCCTCGTCGATCTTCAGGGCAGAGGCTTCGCCGGCGGCAACGGCGACGTTCTTCAGCGCGTAGCCGCGGACTTCCGTGCCGTCGTTGTCGAAACGGTTCGGCAGGCTGTCGAACTCGCGCGCCTCGAATCCGGCTTCAACCGGGAGCTGCGCCGTGTAGTCGATCGTATAGCGCGCATTGAGACCGAGGGCATTGGCGATGTCGTTGAGCACGTATCCGCCGTACGGCAGTGCCGCATTGGTCGGGTTGACGCGCTTCTCGATGCCGGTCAGCGTTCCCTCCTGCTGGTTCATCGCCGGCATGTCGAGGTCGCCATCGCCGAGCGCGCTGAGGACAAAATCGCCCGCCGTGTTGTAACCGATGCTGTAATCGCCCGCTTCCGCGTCCAGGTCGCAGATCAGTGCGACGCCCAGCGTATTGGAGAGCGG
Encoded proteins:
- the nuoK gene encoding NADH-quinone oxidoreductase subunit NuoK — encoded protein: MMEIGLTHYLVLATILFAIGLVGVMRRKNLLMLFMASEILLNAVNVAFAAIGHYYGDLTGQMFAFFVIAIAASEVAVGLGLLIIWYKRTGTIDLDTMTSMRG
- a CDS encoding NADH-quinone oxidoreductase subunit J; this translates as METIAFYLFAVLTIAMFSYTVMSSQALYALSSMAAGMIMISAFFFLLNADFLGVVQIIVYTGAVMALYAFGMMFFDTTRAVKEHNTSKVIVLTLSVLATLLVITIFAMPIAAENISAAFPEPEGVANPQAVGIVLFTKYLVPFEVAAVMLLVAMIAGIVMAGKKMDRSLTKMKEEEITMIRQEETEQKVTL
- the nuoI gene encoding NADH-quinone oxidoreductase subunit NuoI; the encoded protein is MSLEQFTDRNVQQHYFKVDIEDYPETGWDRFKQVVKRGLSGELFVGLWVVMREMIKFDIHTVQYPKEKLPIGPRYRAVHEMQRLFESGTERCIGCGLCEKICISDCIRMDTRIDENSRKAVTEYTINLGRCIFCGYCAEVCPELAIVHGPRYENTSEQREHFILFEDMLTPIDMAIKGEQKEYPGFGAVTPNEDARVKKTPLAY
- the nuoH gene encoding NADH-quinone oxidoreductase subunit NuoH, whose product is MDTAFIIETLVKIVVVLLVFSALAGFGTYFERKVLAFMQRRLGPMHVGPYGLLQIAADGIKLFTKEDIVPSGVVGPIFKIAPVITAATAFMAAAAIPFLPEFTIFGYTVHPIIADVNIGILYILGVMAIGLYGPLLGGMASNNKWSLISAARGAAIFISYEVVTGLALLVPLMIIGSLSLLDFNEYQAANGWMAFAHPMGFISFILFWIAAFAETGRTPFHLVANDHEIIDGFGTEYSGMRWGLFFIGEYANMFFISFVMAIVFLGGYGDGTVMGALGLLLKVAFFFFFFLWTRAAWPDVRPDQLMWLCWKVLMPLAVINVVVTGIVMMF